A genome region from Streptomyces pratensis includes the following:
- a CDS encoding MFS transporter → MPLALLALAIGAFGIGTTEFVIMGLLPDVAADFQVSIPAAGFLVTGYALGVVLGAPLMTILGTRVTRKRMLMLLIGLFIVGNVVSALAPVFGVMLAGRVIASLAHGAFFGIGSVVAADLVAPEKKAGAIAMMFTGLTVANVVGVPMGTYVGQNFGWRVTFFVVAGLGVLGLLGVAKLVPEQPRLQGVRIRHELAAFRNVQVLLAMAMTVLGFGGVFAAITYITPMMTETAGFATSSVTWLLVLFGLGMVAGNLLGGRFADRRLMPMLYVSLGALAAVLALFTLTAHNKIAAAVTIFFIGALGFATVPPLQKRVLDQAAGAPTLASAVNIGAFNLGNALSAWLGGIVIAAGFGYTAPNWVGAVLAASALLLAVLSGAIERRTVTSGRPAAVQPPGSTAGVGTGGSVPTASAPISR, encoded by the coding sequence ATGCCGCTCGCGCTCCTCGCCCTCGCCATCGGGGCATTCGGTATCGGCACCACCGAGTTCGTGATCATGGGATTGCTTCCCGATGTCGCGGCGGACTTCCAGGTGTCGATCCCCGCCGCAGGCTTCTTGGTCACGGGCTATGCATTGGGTGTGGTCCTCGGTGCTCCGCTGATGACCATCCTGGGCACCCGTGTGACCAGAAAGCGGATGCTGATGCTCCTGATAGGGCTGTTCATCGTGGGGAACGTGGTGTCCGCCCTCGCCCCCGTCTTCGGCGTCATGCTTGCCGGACGAGTGATCGCCTCACTCGCACACGGAGCCTTCTTCGGCATCGGATCGGTTGTGGCCGCTGATCTGGTCGCGCCCGAGAAGAAGGCCGGAGCCATCGCCATGATGTTCACCGGACTCACCGTCGCCAACGTCGTCGGGGTCCCGATGGGGACCTACGTGGGCCAGAACTTCGGCTGGCGTGTGACGTTCTTCGTCGTCGCGGGACTTGGCGTGCTGGGTCTTCTCGGTGTGGCAAAGCTCGTCCCCGAGCAGCCCAGGCTCCAGGGGGTGCGGATCCGCCATGAACTGGCAGCGTTCCGCAATGTGCAGGTGCTGCTGGCCATGGCGATGACGGTTCTGGGCTTCGGTGGCGTTTTCGCGGCGATCACCTACATCACCCCGATGATGACGGAGACCGCCGGATTCGCGACGTCATCGGTCACCTGGCTGTTGGTGCTCTTCGGGCTCGGCATGGTCGCCGGCAATCTGCTGGGGGGCAGGTTCGCCGATCGCCGTCTGATGCCGATGCTGTACGTGTCGCTCGGCGCGCTCGCCGCGGTCCTGGCCCTGTTCACGCTGACCGCACACAACAAGATCGCTGCGGCGGTGACCATCTTCTTCATCGGAGCTCTTGGCTTCGCGACCGTGCCGCCGCTTCAGAAGCGAGTACTCGACCAGGCGGCCGGTGCGCCCACCCTGGCCTCGGCCGTCAACATCGGTGCCTTCAACCTCGGGAACGCGCTCTCGGCTTGGCTCGGCGGCATCGTCATCGCAGCCGGGTTCGGATACACCGCGCCCAACTGGGTCGGCGCGGTACTCGCAGCCTCGGCGTTGCTGCTGGCGGTACTCTCCGGTGCGATCGAGCGCCGGACGGTCACCAGTGGCCGGCCGGCTGCCGTGCAGCCTCCCGGTTCTACCGCAGGCGTCGGCACCGGCGGGTCGGTGCCCACAGCTTCAGCACCGATATCGCGGTGA
- a CDS encoding cystathionine gamma-lyase, with amino-acid sequence MSTTGDGTRAVRAGLPEPEQYEPTLPGPVFAAHFHLSGEPVGPYTYGRETNPTWTHLERAIGELEAPGKQVETAVFASGMAAISAVLLSQARTGDVVVLPDDGYQALPLVREQLEAYGVEVRTAPTGGDAQLELLDGAKLLWIETPSNPGLDVCDVRRLVEAAHAAGVLVAVDNTLATPLGQRPLELGADFSVASDTKGMTGHGDILLGHVSCLDPQLAAGVRRWRKVVGAIPGPMEAWLAHRSLATLQLRIDRQCTTALALAETLAKRSDVAGLRYPGLPADPSYPTAVRQMRRFGSVVSFELADEGTAERFLSGLRLVDDATSFGGVRSTAERRGRWGGDAVPAGFVRFSVGAEDAEDLLADVTRALDESVR; translated from the coding sequence ATGAGCACCACGGGCGACGGAACACGGGCCGTACGGGCAGGGCTGCCCGAACCGGAGCAGTACGAGCCCACGCTCCCCGGTCCTGTCTTCGCCGCGCACTTCCACCTGTCCGGTGAGCCCGTCGGCCCCTACACCTACGGCCGGGAGACGAATCCGACCTGGACCCACCTCGAGCGCGCCATCGGCGAGCTGGAGGCACCGGGGAAGCAGGTCGAGACCGCGGTCTTCGCCTCCGGGATGGCCGCCATCTCGGCAGTGCTGCTGTCCCAGGCACGCACGGGCGACGTCGTCGTCCTGCCCGACGACGGCTATCAGGCGCTCCCCCTGGTCCGCGAGCAGCTGGAGGCATACGGCGTCGAGGTGCGAACCGCGCCGACCGGCGGCGACGCCCAGCTGGAGCTCCTCGACGGGGCGAAGCTGCTGTGGATCGAGACGCCTTCCAACCCCGGGCTCGACGTCTGTGATGTGCGCAGGCTCGTCGAGGCCGCGCACGCCGCGGGGGTTCTGGTCGCGGTCGACAACACCCTTGCCACCCCTCTCGGCCAGCGGCCCCTCGAACTGGGGGCGGACTTCTCGGTGGCCAGCGACACCAAGGGCATGACCGGGCACGGGGACATCCTGCTCGGTCATGTGAGCTGCCTCGACCCGCAGCTCGCGGCCGGAGTGCGGCGCTGGCGCAAGGTGGTGGGCGCCATTCCGGGTCCCATGGAGGCCTGGCTCGCACACCGTTCACTGGCCACGCTGCAGTTGCGGATCGACCGCCAGTGCACGACCGCGCTGGCACTCGCCGAGACCCTGGCCAAGCGCTCCGATGTGGCGGGGCTCCGGTATCCGGGCCTGCCCGCCGATCCTTCGTACCCCACCGCGGTCCGGCAGATGCGGCGCTTCGGCTCCGTGGTCTCGTTCGAACTGGCCGACGAGGGCACCGCGGAGCGCTTCCTGTCCGGGCTGCGCCTGGTCGACGACGCGACGAGCTTCGGCGGCGTACGCTCCACCGCCGAGCGCCGGGGGCGCTGGGGCGGAGATGCGGTGCCGGCGGGCTTCGTCCGCTTCTCGGTCGGTGCCGAAGACGCGGAGGACCTGCTGGCGGACGTGACACGGGCCCTCGACGAGTCCGTGCGCTGA
- a CDS encoding LysR family transcriptional regulator: MDLALLRTFVTVHRAGSFTRAAALLGLSQPAVTSQIRTLERQLGRPLFLRRARGVTPTAVGDELAHRAAPHLDALVDIVEVGLDEDSGARTLHLAGPPEFTSLRALPALTPLISQGLALRSTFAANTEEALEGLAAGHHDLAITTARPRGGLLTSTALCDEEHVLVAAPRWAGRLGPGALRHKGSVVLEQLPVVEVHESLPLVSRYWTTVFDSRPAASGAVIAPDLRAVLECTAAGAGLAVLPRYLCESALERGEVVALLDPPMPPLRTYFLTARTGTLGLPHIARAHEWLVRAAVDW; this comes from the coding sequence ATGGATCTGGCCCTGCTGCGCACGTTCGTCACTGTGCACCGCGCCGGATCGTTCACCCGGGCCGCCGCTCTGCTCGGACTGTCCCAGCCCGCGGTCACCTCGCAGATACGCACTCTGGAGCGGCAGCTGGGCCGTCCGCTCTTCCTGCGCAGGGCCCGCGGGGTCACGCCGACCGCCGTCGGCGACGAGCTCGCACACCGAGCCGCCCCTCACCTGGACGCACTGGTCGACATCGTCGAGGTGGGGCTCGACGAGGACTCAGGGGCGAGGACACTGCACCTGGCCGGGCCGCCCGAGTTCACCTCCTTACGGGCACTGCCCGCTCTCACTCCGCTGATCTCACAGGGACTCGCACTGCGGAGCACTTTCGCCGCGAACACCGAGGAAGCGCTGGAAGGACTGGCCGCCGGACATCACGACCTGGCCATCACCACCGCTCGACCGCGCGGCGGGCTCCTGACATCGACTGCCCTCTGCGATGAGGAGCACGTCCTGGTCGCCGCGCCACGCTGGGCAGGGCGCCTGGGACCAGGGGCGCTGCGGCACAAGGGTTCCGTAGTACTGGAGCAGCTTCCGGTGGTGGAGGTGCACGAGAGCCTCCCCCTGGTCTCCCGCTACTGGACGACGGTCTTCGACAGCCGCCCGGCCGCTTCGGGCGCTGTGATCGCACCGGACCTCCGCGCGGTCCTGGAGTGCACCGCTGCCGGCGCCGGGCTCGCGGTACTGCCGCGCTATCTCTGCGAGAGCGCGTTGGAGCGGGGGGAGGTCGTGGCGCTGCTCGACCCCCCTATGCCACCGCTACGCACATATTTCCTCACCGCGAGGACCGGCACACTCGGGCTCCCTCACATTGCGCGGGCGCACGAGTGGCTGGTGCGTGCTGCCGTGGACTGGTGA
- a CDS encoding serine hydrolase domain-containing protein codes for MTSSEVLLPGTGRALLHRIAVAQSEGRAPSLVAAVQRDGRIAWSGARSCVDDHEPDGDTQFRIGSITKTFTAVLVMRLRDEGLLDLDDPLEKHLPGTAVGQVTVFQLLCHSGGLAAETPAPWWERTPGVLRPELADVLGERPLIHSSGHGHHYSNPGYTLLGSLVERLRGDSWAEVLRRELLEPLGMDRTTAQAHAPHAGGWAVHPWADVMLPEPAEDLGLMAPAGQLWSTTTDLLRFAAFLAQGDERVLCASSVAEMRAPAAPPEAGDWAGTYGLGLQAVRRGDRTLLGHSGSLPGFLATLWFSVEDDVAAVVLSNATSGPLTGAVAADLLQIVADAEPRIPEPWRPLPEVDQDLLALTGPWYWGTQVHGVKLLADGGLEFQPLRAAGRAARFRARPDGTWVGLNGYYAGETLRVVRAADGTVDHLDLGSFVFTREPYERGADVPGGVDEGGWRGLAT; via the coding sequence ATGACCTCTTCCGAAGTTCTGCTCCCCGGTACCGGGCGCGCTCTGCTGCACCGTATCGCCGTCGCACAGTCCGAAGGCCGGGCCCCCTCTCTTGTCGCGGCGGTGCAGCGGGACGGACGGATCGCGTGGAGTGGTGCACGCAGCTGTGTGGACGACCATGAGCCCGATGGCGATACGCAGTTCAGGATCGGCTCCATCACCAAGACGTTCACTGCCGTGCTGGTGATGCGCCTTCGCGACGAGGGGCTGCTGGATCTGGATGATCCTCTTGAGAAGCACCTGCCGGGTACGGCTGTCGGACAGGTGACGGTGTTTCAGCTGCTGTGCCACAGCGGGGGTCTGGCGGCCGAAACGCCTGCTCCTTGGTGGGAGAGGACGCCGGGTGTCCTGCGCCCGGAGTTGGCGGATGTGCTCGGTGAGAGGCCGTTGATCCACTCTTCCGGCCATGGGCACCACTACTCGAACCCCGGATACACGCTGCTCGGCTCGCTCGTCGAGAGGTTGCGTGGTGACTCGTGGGCAGAGGTGCTTCGCCGCGAGCTTCTGGAACCCCTGGGAATGGACCGCACGACTGCGCAGGCGCATGCCCCGCATGCGGGCGGCTGGGCAGTCCATCCATGGGCTGACGTGATGCTGCCCGAGCCGGCCGAGGACCTCGGGCTGATGGCACCGGCGGGTCAGCTCTGGTCCACCACCACCGATCTTCTCCGCTTCGCGGCCTTCCTGGCGCAGGGCGACGAACGCGTGCTCTGCGCGTCCTCCGTCGCTGAGATGCGCGCTCCCGCTGCCCCGCCCGAGGCGGGGGACTGGGCCGGTACGTATGGCCTGGGCCTTCAGGCCGTTCGGCGGGGGGATCGCACACTTCTCGGTCATTCGGGTTCGCTTCCAGGCTTCCTGGCCACGTTGTGGTTCAGCGTCGAGGACGACGTGGCCGCTGTTGTGCTCTCGAACGCCACCTCCGGACCATTGACCGGTGCGGTTGCAGCGGACCTTCTGCAGATCGTCGCCGATGCGGAGCCAAGGATCCCGGAGCCCTGGCGCCCGCTTCCCGAGGTCGACCAAGATCTGCTGGCGCTGACCGGGCCCTGGTACTGGGGTACGCAGGTGCACGGAGTGAAGCTGCTCGCGGATGGGGGGCTCGAGTTCCAGCCGTTGAGGGCCGCCGGTCGAGCGGCGCGGTTCCGCGCCCGCCCGGACGGGACCTGGGTGGGGCTCAATGGTTACTACGCGGGGGAAACGCTCCGGGTCGTGCGTGCCGCCGACGGCACGGTGGATCATCTGGACCTGGGGTCGTTCGTCTTCACGCGGGAGCCGTACGAGCGGGGTGCGGACGTTCCCGGTGGTGTGGACGAAGGTGGCTGGCGCGGGCTCGCCACATGA
- a CDS encoding winged helix DNA-binding domain-containing protein, with the protein MYRVDDEQRRIRLGRRHLLAPSARVTSAVTVSDAVVALHATDAATLYLSVCARLSDPGVGVVEQALYEDVSLVRLLSMRNTLFTVSTDVAPAVDASNARSVATKERSKLLKHLREDGKGLGEQWLADTERQTLAALNTRGRATGSELSAAVPALRTKITVFPGTKQETVQGVASRVIRVLAADGRIRRDRPRGSWTSSQFRWTAAEPWPVSDASAAREEVAMRWLHSYGPGTESDLKWWTGWGVRETRAALAAAGAEEVLLDNGAVAWVAPGDVADEPSPEPWAALLPGLDPSAMGWADRSFQLPAAHRAALFDRAGNIGPTVWWNGTIIGGWAQRSNGELVWRLLADVGEEASRLIEAEAARLSAWTDDARITPRFRTPLERELTS; encoded by the coding sequence GTGTACCGCGTCGATGACGAACAGCGCAGGATCCGGCTCGGCCGACGGCATCTGCTGGCCCCGTCAGCGCGGGTCACCTCCGCCGTCACAGTGTCCGACGCCGTCGTCGCCCTGCACGCGACCGATGCAGCAACGCTCTACCTCTCCGTCTGCGCGCGGCTCTCCGACCCCGGGGTCGGGGTGGTGGAGCAGGCGCTCTACGAGGACGTCTCCCTCGTACGGCTGCTCTCAATGCGGAACACGTTGTTCACCGTGTCCACGGACGTCGCCCCTGCCGTCGACGCGTCGAACGCACGGTCCGTGGCAACCAAGGAACGGTCGAAGCTCCTCAAGCACCTGAGGGAGGACGGCAAGGGACTGGGCGAACAGTGGCTCGCCGATACCGAGCGGCAGACGCTCGCTGCTCTGAACACCCGTGGTCGTGCCACGGGAAGTGAGCTCTCGGCTGCTGTTCCCGCCCTGCGTACGAAGATCACTGTCTTCCCCGGGACGAAGCAGGAGACAGTGCAGGGAGTCGCCTCCCGAGTGATCCGGGTCCTGGCTGCGGACGGGCGCATCCGGCGGGACCGGCCACGCGGCTCATGGACATCCAGCCAGTTCCGCTGGACGGCAGCCGAACCCTGGCCCGTTTCGGATGCTTCTGCGGCCCGGGAAGAAGTAGCCATGCGCTGGCTCCACTCCTACGGCCCCGGAACCGAGAGCGACCTGAAGTGGTGGACCGGCTGGGGTGTCCGTGAGACGCGTGCGGCCCTTGCCGCCGCGGGCGCCGAGGAGGTCCTGCTCGACAACGGGGCCGTCGCCTGGGTCGCCCCGGGGGATGTCGCCGACGAACCCTCCCCGGAGCCCTGGGCGGCCTTGCTGCCCGGGCTCGACCCGAGCGCCATGGGCTGGGCCGACCGCAGCTTCCAATTGCCTGCCGCTCATCGTGCCGCCCTCTTCGACCGCGCCGGCAACATCGGGCCCACAGTGTGGTGGAACGGAACCATCATCGGCGGGTGGGCACAGCGTTCAAACGGCGAACTGGTGTGGCGGCTGCTGGCCGACGTGGGCGAGGAGGCCTCACGGCTCATCGAGGCAGAGGCAGCCCGGCTGTCGGCGTGGACGGACGACGCCCGGATCACGCCGCGCTTCCGTACGCCTCTGGAACGCGAGCTGACGAGCTGA
- the dnaB gene encoding replicative DNA helicase — protein sequence MDDPWADVGPSDRLPVSRQRRGEGKGRDEQHERGRESGWEGGASSFERVPPQDLDAEQSVLGGMLLSKDAIADVVEIIKGHDFYRPAHETVYTAILDLYAKGEPADPITVAAELVKRGEITKVGGAPYLHTLVQSVPTAANASYYAEIVHERAVLRRLVEAGTKITQMGYAADGDVDEIVNSAQAEIYAVTEQRTSEDYLPLGDIMEGALDEIEAIGSRSGEMTGVPTGFTDLDSLTNGLHPGQMIVIAARPAMGKSTLALDFARACSIKSNLPSVIFSLEMGRNEIAMRLLSAEARVALHHMRSGTMTDEDWTRLARRMPDVSAAPLYIDDSPNLSMMEIRAKCRRLKQRNDLKLVVIDYLQLMQSGGAKRAESRQQEVSDMSRNLKLLAKELELPVIALSQLNRGPEQRTDKKPMVSDLRESGSIEQDADMVILLHREDAYEKESPRAGEADLIVAKHRNGPTATITVAFQGHYSRFVDMAQT from the coding sequence TTGGATGATCCCTGGGCCGATGTCGGTCCCAGTGACCGTCTGCCCGTTTCCCGTCAGCGCCGCGGAGAGGGCAAGGGGCGCGACGAGCAGCACGAGCGTGGCCGGGAGAGCGGCTGGGAGGGCGGGGCGTCCAGCTTCGAGCGGGTACCCCCGCAGGACCTCGACGCCGAGCAGTCCGTTCTCGGTGGCATGCTGCTCTCCAAGGACGCCATCGCGGACGTCGTGGAGATCATCAAGGGTCACGACTTCTACCGCCCGGCCCACGAGACCGTCTACACGGCGATTCTCGACCTGTACGCCAAGGGTGAGCCTGCCGACCCGATCACCGTGGCGGCCGAGCTGGTCAAGCGCGGCGAGATCACCAAGGTCGGCGGGGCGCCGTACCTGCACACGCTGGTCCAGTCCGTTCCCACGGCGGCCAACGCCTCGTACTACGCGGAAATCGTCCACGAGCGGGCAGTGCTCAGGCGCCTTGTCGAGGCCGGCACGAAGATCACGCAGATGGGATACGCGGCAGACGGCGACGTCGACGAGATCGTGAACTCGGCGCAGGCCGAGATCTACGCCGTGACGGAGCAGCGCACCAGCGAGGACTACCTCCCGCTCGGCGACATCATGGAAGGTGCTCTCGACGAGATCGAGGCCATCGGCTCCCGCAGCGGCGAGATGACCGGTGTACCGACGGGGTTCACGGACCTGGATTCCCTGACCAACGGGCTGCACCCCGGCCAGATGATCGTCATCGCGGCCCGTCCCGCCATGGGTAAGTCCACTCTCGCTCTGGACTTCGCGCGCGCCTGCTCGATCAAGAGCAATCTGCCGAGCGTGATCTTCTCCCTGGAAATGGGACGTAACGAGATCGCGATGCGTCTGCTGTCCGCCGAAGCGCGGGTAGCCCTCCACCACATGCGTTCCGGCACCATGACCGATGAGGACTGGACGCGGCTCGCCCGTCGGATGCCGGATGTGTCCGCAGCTCCTCTCTACATCGATGATTCGCCGAACCTCTCGATGATGGAGATCCGCGCGAAGTGCCGTCGCCTCAAACAGCGCAACGACCTCAAGCTCGTGGTCATCGACTATCTGCAGCTGATGCAGTCCGGCGGGGCCAAGCGGGCGGAGAGCCGCCAGCAGGAGGTTTCGGACATGTCACGAAACCTGAAGCTCCTGGCCAAGGAGCTGGAGCTTCCTGTCATCGCCCTGTCCCAGCTGAACCGTGGGCCGGAACAGCGCACGGACAAGAAGCCCATGGTCTCCGACCTGCGTGAGTCCGGCTCCATCGAGCAGGATGCCGACATGGTGATCCTGCTGCATCGCGAGGACGCCTACGAGAAGGAGTCACCGCGCGCCGGTGAGGCGGACCTGATCGTGGCGAAGCACCGTAACGGCCCCACGGCGACGATCACCGTGGCGTTCCAGGGCCACTACTCCCGTTTCGTGGACATGGCCCAGACCTGA
- a CDS encoding phage holin family protein has protein sequence MKNFVVKTIANAGALAVAIWLLQDITLTGDNTGRKVLTLIVVALLFGVVNFIVKPVVKLLTLPLFILTLGLITLVVNALMLMLTSWLAGLIDLNFHVDGFWTAVLGGLIISIVSWALNVVLPDED, from the coding sequence ATGAAGAATTTCGTAGTCAAGACGATCGCCAACGCGGGTGCGCTGGCCGTCGCCATCTGGTTGCTCCAGGACATCACGCTGACCGGTGACAACACCGGGCGCAAGGTGCTCACTCTGATCGTGGTGGCGTTGCTGTTCGGCGTGGTGAACTTCATCGTCAAGCCGGTGGTGAAGCTCCTCACCCTGCCTCTTTTCATCCTGACCCTCGGGCTGATCACGCTTGTGGTCAACGCCCTGATGCTGATGCTGACCTCGTGGCTGGCCGGGCTCATCGACCTGAACTTCCACGTCGACGGATTCTGGACCGCGGTCCTGGGCGGGCTGATCATCTCGATCGTGTCCTGGGCGCTCAACGTGGTGCTCCCCGACGAGGACTGA
- a CDS encoding NUDIX domain-containing protein, which yields MTERPVVKRTARAVLLDGDDLILIKRTKPGVDPYWLTPGGGVEPDDATVVDALHREVDEELGAKIVDVVPCFVDTVEHIAGGGVKGVKVQHFFVCQLASMDLSRRHGPEIDEPCGEYEVVRVPFSRVGIAAVHLVPLSLRHYLDGNIEGVRAMHAPDLS from the coding sequence ATGACCGAACGACCCGTGGTCAAGCGCACAGCACGCGCCGTCCTGCTCGACGGCGATGACCTCATTCTGATCAAGCGCACCAAGCCCGGAGTCGATCCGTACTGGCTCACGCCAGGCGGTGGTGTCGAGCCGGATGACGCCACCGTCGTCGACGCCCTGCACCGAGAGGTCGACGAGGAGCTCGGCGCCAAGATCGTCGATGTCGTGCCCTGCTTCGTCGACACCGTCGAGCACATCGCCGGTGGCGGCGTCAAAGGCGTCAAGGTGCAGCACTTCTTCGTCTGCCAACTGGCTTCGATGGACCTGTCGCGTCGGCACGGACCCGAAATCGATGAACCGTGCGGAGAGTACGAGGTCGTCCGCGTGCCCTTCAGCCGTGTCGGAATCGCGGCCGTACACCTCGTGCCCCTTTCGCTGCGGCACTACCTGGACGGCAACATCGAGGGCGTCCGCGCGATGCACGCGCCCGATCTGTCCTGA
- a CDS encoding MATE family efflux transporter encodes MPQVPTAQPPSRRRHDREIFALAVPAFGALVAEPLFVMVDSAVVGHLGTPQLAGLAVAAALLTTAVSIFVFLAYATTAAVARQVGAGDLASAIRQGMDGIWLALLIGAAVVAVTLPLAPWLVDVFGTSDTASPYATTYLRISSLGIPAMLVVLAATGVLRGLQDTRTPLYVAIGGFTANGALNVGLVYGAGLGIAGSAWGTVIAQAGMALAYLIVVVRGARRHGASLRPDAAGIRASAQAGIPLLVRTLSLRAVLMIATAVAARLGDTDIAAHQIILSIWSLTAFALDAIAIAGQAIIGRYLGANDTKGAREACRRMVQWGVASGVALGVVIVLARPLFVPLFTGDTSVQDTLLPALLVVALSQPVCGVVFVLDGVLMGAGDGRYLAWAMVLTLAVFAPVAVLVPSFGGGLTALWAAMTLMMTVRLVTLWIRMRSGRWIVTGATR; translated from the coding sequence ATGCCTCAGGTGCCCACGGCCCAGCCGCCCTCTCGCCGTCGGCACGACCGCGAGATCTTCGCCCTCGCCGTGCCGGCCTTCGGAGCGCTCGTCGCCGAGCCCCTTTTCGTCATGGTCGACAGCGCTGTCGTCGGCCACTTGGGCACTCCGCAGCTGGCCGGCCTGGCCGTCGCAGCGGCCCTGTTGACGACTGCGGTGAGCATCTTCGTCTTCCTCGCCTACGCAACCACAGCCGCGGTTGCCCGCCAGGTCGGTGCAGGAGATCTTGCGTCCGCCATCCGCCAGGGAATGGACGGCATCTGGCTCGCTCTGCTGATCGGTGCCGCTGTCGTCGCCGTCACACTCCCTCTGGCCCCATGGCTGGTCGATGTCTTCGGCACGTCCGACACGGCGAGCCCGTACGCCACCACCTATCTGCGCATCTCCAGCCTCGGGATTCCCGCGATGCTTGTGGTGCTCGCAGCCACTGGAGTGCTACGTGGTCTGCAGGACACCCGAACCCCGCTCTACGTCGCCATCGGTGGATTCACAGCCAACGGCGCCCTCAACGTGGGACTCGTCTACGGTGCGGGGCTGGGGATCGCCGGATCCGCATGGGGGACAGTCATCGCCCAGGCGGGCATGGCGCTTGCCTATCTGATCGTTGTGGTGCGCGGGGCACGTCGGCACGGGGCATCACTGCGTCCAGACGCCGCAGGCATCCGCGCCAGCGCTCAGGCGGGCATTCCCCTGCTGGTCCGCACGCTCTCACTCAGGGCGGTCCTGATGATCGCCACCGCTGTCGCAGCCCGGCTCGGCGACACGGATATCGCCGCGCATCAGATCATCCTGTCGATCTGGAGCCTGACAGCCTTCGCGCTCGACGCGATCGCCATCGCCGGCCAAGCCATCATCGGGCGCTATCTGGGGGCCAACGACACCAAGGGTGCCCGCGAGGCATGCCGTCGGATGGTTCAGTGGGGCGTCGCATCCGGGGTAGCTCTCGGGGTGGTGATCGTGCTCGCCAGACCGCTCTTCGTACCGCTCTTCACGGGCGACACATCTGTACAGGACACCTTGCTGCCGGCGCTGCTGGTCGTAGCGCTCTCCCAGCCGGTCTGCGGAGTGGTCTTCGTGCTCGACGGAGTACTGATGGGGGCAGGTGACGGCCGCTATCTCGCTTGGGCGATGGTCCTTACACTCGCAGTCTTCGCCCCGGTCGCTGTCCTGGTCCCCAGCTTCGGAGGAGGGCTCACTGCCCTCTGGGCGGCGATGACCCTGATGATGACGGTCCGGCTGGTGACGTTGTGGATACGCATGCGGTCCGGACGATGGATCGTGACCGGAGCCACGCGCTGA
- a CDS encoding GNAT family N-acetyltransferase yields the protein MSDLDIRPAAPADLPAIVAMLADDPLGAQRESPGDLAPYHAAFRRLADDPHQHLVVAVREDRVVGTLQLTIVPGLSRRGATRSVIEGVRVHADERGSGLGTQLIQWAVDESRRQGCQLVQLTSDATRTDAHRFYERLGFTASHVGFKLAL from the coding sequence ATGAGCGATCTCGACATACGTCCTGCGGCACCCGCCGATCTCCCCGCAATCGTGGCCATGCTCGCCGACGACCCGCTGGGTGCTCAGCGCGAGTCTCCGGGTGACCTCGCCCCGTATCACGCCGCGTTCCGGCGACTTGCCGACGACCCGCATCAGCATCTGGTCGTGGCCGTGCGTGAGGACCGCGTCGTCGGCACCCTTCAGCTCACGATCGTGCCCGGGCTGTCCCGTCGTGGTGCGACCCGTTCCGTCATCGAGGGTGTCCGCGTGCACGCGGATGAGCGCGGCAGCGGCCTCGGCACCCAGCTGATCCAATGGGCGGTCGACGAATCCAGGCGCCAAGGCTGCCAGTTGGTGCAGCTGACGTCGGACGCCACCCGTACGGATGCCCATCGCTTCTACGAGCGGCTGGGCTTCACCGCGAGCCACGTGGGGTTCAAGCTCGCCCTCTGA
- a CDS encoding MarR family winged helix-turn-helix transcriptional regulator encodes MTATDPALTALAQSWCALSLLHGKIEARIERALQSRHSLSAREFSLLDVLSRQHSGTGGHLQMKQVADAVVLSQSATTRLVTRLEDRGLLTRYLCDTDRRGIYTDVTEAGLTLLGEARPTNDTALRAALDEAAENPELAPLVRTVEALKIPA; translated from the coding sequence ATGACAGCTACAGATCCGGCACTGACGGCCCTCGCCCAGAGCTGGTGCGCCCTCTCCCTGCTCCACGGGAAGATCGAGGCCCGCATCGAACGGGCCCTGCAGTCCCGCCACAGCCTCAGCGCACGCGAGTTCTCACTGCTCGACGTCCTGAGCCGCCAGCACAGCGGCACGGGCGGGCACCTGCAGATGAAGCAGGTGGCGGACGCCGTGGTGCTGAGCCAGAGCGCAACCACCCGCCTGGTCACCCGGCTCGAGGACCGCGGGCTGCTCACCCGGTACCTGTGCGACACAGACCGGCGGGGCATCTACACGGACGTCACAGAAGCGGGCCTCACGCTGCTCGGCGAGGCCAGGCCGACCAACGACACGGCACTCCGGGCCGCGCTCGACGAGGCTGCCGAGAACCCGGAGCTCGCCCCGCTGGTCCGAACCGTCGAGGCACTGAAGATTCCCGCCTGA